The following coding sequences lie in one Spinacia oleracea cultivar Varoflay chromosome 1, BTI_SOV_V1, whole genome shotgun sequence genomic window:
- the LOC110792997 gene encoding elongator complex protein 6 encodes MEGRSSNLLDEALGIFNESSSSSSSSLPSGSCVLIEDSVETSGAFVIHHILKRTLSPHSSSSAAVVFVSLSHPFSHYDRILRKLGCNLASHRENGRFFFFDMLMLGCTDQSMGNLHNGVLIELYGKIQKVVEDIISSGGNSKCITIILDDFSLIEVAAKGSFNHSFDFLRYCYTLTSEGCSLVILNHEDIYFGEESSTPILQMEYLANILIKAEPLATGLATDVHGQLTILNKGMHDKTRSSTNKVQNFHFKLKENGVECFFPGTRA; translated from the exons ATGGAGGGAAGAAGTTCAAATTTATTGGATGAAGCTCTTGGAATCTTCAACGAAagctcttcttcatcttcttcctcactaCCCAGCGGCAGTTGCGTACTGATCGAAGATTCCGTCGAAACAAGCGGCGCTTTCGTCATTCACCACATACTCAAACgcactctctctcctcactccTCTTCCTCCGCCGCCGTCGTTTTCGTCTCTCTTTCTCACCCTTTCTCTCACTACGATCGCATTCTCCGCAAACTT GGTTGTAACTTGGCTTCCCACCGTGAAAATGGGAGGTTTTTCTTCTTTGACATGCTTATGCTGGGATGCACAG ACCAAAGCATGGGAAACTTACATAATGGTGTACTGATTGAGTTGTACGGGAAAATCCAAAAAGTTGTAGAAGACATTATATCCAGTGGTGGAAACAGTAAATGTATCACTATTATACTTGACGATTTCTCCCTAATCGAGGTTGCTGCCAAGGGCTCTTTCAATCATAGCTTTGACTTCCTGCGATATTGTTATACTTTGACTTCGGAA GGATGTTCCCTTGTGATTCTTAACCATGAGGATATCTATTTTGGAGAGGAAAGTTCGACACCCATTTTACAGATGGAGTACCTAGCTAACATATTGATCAAAGCTGAACCATTGGCAACTGGTCTGGCAACTGATGTCCATGGACAG TTGACTATATTGAATAAGGGCATGCATGACAAGACTAGGAGTTCAACAAACAAGGTACAAAATTTCCACTTTAAACTCAAGGAGAATGGTGTGGAGTGCTTTTTTCCAGGGACTCGGGCTTGA
- the LOC130465536 gene encoding uncharacterized protein, translated as MAFAQELLLFHFHSTDHVGLEGQYHLLLQQVVMVCLFSTLLSIWLPKSFMLCYIRSLGVIFQGLWLIVTGFMLWTPDFAPKGCSMKKGHFGRNVIKCDDHESLHRGKALVNILFSWFFIGMMVFGVVCYLVVNKVYGVSKVMEDDEEDLTWEMEDRQRFLHRNRVLPTDLEEL; from the coding sequence ATGGCCTTCGCGCAAGAGCTTCTCCTCTTTCACTTTCACTCGACGGATCATGTAGGCCTAGAGGGACAATACCATTTGCTCCTTCAACAAGTGGTTATGGTGTGCCTATTTTCGACTCTTTTAAGCATATGGTTGCCTAAGAGTTTCATGTTATGTTACATTAGGTCACTTGGTGTGATATTTCAAGGCCTTTGGCTCATTGTAACCGGTTTCATGCTATGGACTCCAGATTTCGCTCCAAAAGGGTGCTCGATGAAAAAGGGTCATTTTGGTCGGAATGTGATTAAGTGTGACGATCATGAATCATTACATCGCGGTAAGGCGTTGGTTAACATTTTGTTTAGTTGGTTTTTCATAGGTATGATGGTTTTTGGCGTGGTTTGTTATTTGGTTGTAAACAAAGTTTACGGCGTAAGTAAAGTCATGGAAGATGATGAGGAGGACTTGACATGGGAAATGGAAGATAGGCAAAGATTTCTACACAGAAACAGGGTTTTACCCACTGATTTGGAAGAactgtaa
- the LOC110792994 gene encoding two-component response regulator-like PRR73, translating to MRSIQKNENGYGGVKVVAELNQYIDAEKRGGRGRVPGEGQGLSEEDELRIIDDGEDANSRRSASSVQLPMVTHMPQSQIQGRVRWDRFLPFGSPKVLLVESDDSTRHVVTALLRNCSYEVTPVSNGIEAWKILEDLNHQIDLVLTEVVTSGLSGIGLLSKIMSHNSCQNTPVIMMSSLDSTSLVLKCLSKGAADFLAKPIRKNELKNLWQHVWRRCHSSSGSNGDSCIRNEKSIGAKCADESNNDTGSNNENDKRSIGLQAQDGSDNGSGTQSSWTKRAAEVDSPQRSSAWEQATDPDNSTCAQAIYPMPEAFASSWMPGAMQEQDNQLENVPMGKDLEIGAPRNTDSLINVPNRKVTISTTAEKFQTSQIDLNQKNDGQNFDDENQEMSNDKPKGEWNQQDMNLPGEGFSTDEHHEGNLVSDALPFPSEICKNNDQVMKHAEELPSLELSLKRVGDVADTSTNVLDQNILRHSQLSAFTRYNTGSAGNQGQTGNVGSCSPPNNSSEAAKQSTDPPNQISNSSSNNNNMGSTTNGSFTKPTTATAKSTVNDSQQSSVFHPLQIGNTSVASLNAAVMQENGMGHQQLKTQHHHDHHHHHHHNFHGVQKIPPQDDMSKSTLQCGSSSNGCRVPTEANAANCSVNGSASGSNHGSNGSSAVVNAQGTNKVNGNSGTATKDGADNGSGSGSGSGIGSGVGLDQNRSAQREAALNKFRLKRKERCFDKKVRYQSRKKLADQRPRVRGQFVRQERENKANNADS from the exons ATGAGGTCCATTCAGAAAAATGAAAATGGTTACGGTGGTGTGAAGGTTGTGGCAGAGCTTAATCAATATATAGATGCTGAAAAGAGAGGAGGTAGGGGTAGGGTTCCAGGTGAAGGACAGGGGCTTTCCGAGGAAGATGAATTGAGAATTATCGATGATGGTGAGGATGCAAATAGCAGGCGTTCAGCGAGTTCTGTTCAGCTTCCTATGGTCACTCATATGCCTCAGTCGCAAATCCAAGGGCGGGTTCGTTGGGATAGGTTTCTTCCTTTTGGATCTCCCAAGGTTTTGCTTGTAGAAAGTGACGACTCAACTCGTCATGTTGTTACTGCTTTGCTACGGAATTGTAGCTACGAAG TCACACCAGTGTCAAATGGTATAGAAGCATGGAAAATCTTAGAAGATTTAAACCATCAGATTGATCTGGTCTTGACTGAGGTAGTCACATCTGGACTATCTGGTATTGGTCTTCTGTCCAAGATAATGAGTCACAACAGCTGCCAGAATACTCCTGTCATTA TGATGTCATCTCTTGATTCAACTAGTTTAGTCTTAAAATGCTTGTCCAAGGGTGCTGCTGACTTTCTGGCGAAGCCTATAAGGAAAAATGAACTTAAAAACCTTTGGCAGCATGTATGGAGGAGATGTCACAGT tCTAGTGGTAGCAATGGTGACAGCTGCATACGGAATGAAAAATCTATTGGCGCCAAATGCGCTGATGAGTCGAACAATGACACTGGCAGCAACAACGAAAATGACAAAAGAAGTATTGGTTTACAAGCTCAGGATGGAAGCGACAATGGAAGTGGCACTCAG AGTTCATGGACAAAAAGGGCAGCAGAAGTTGACAGCCCCCAGCGATCATCTGCTTGGGAACAAGCAACTGATCCAGATAATAGTACTTGTGCTCAGGCCATTTACCCAATGCCCGAGGCATTTGCCAGCAGCTGGATGCCTGGAGCCATGCAGGAACAGGATAATCAACTTG AAAATGTCCCGATGGGAAAGGACTTGGAGATTGGAGCACCTAGAAATACAGATTCACTGATAAATGTACCAAACAGAAAGGTGACCATATCAACTACTGCTGAGAAGTTCCAAACTTCACAGATAGACCTGAACCAGAAAAATGATGGTCAGAATTTTGATGATGAGAATCAGGAGATGAGCAATGATAAACCTAAAGGTGAATGGAATCAACAGGATATGAACTTACCAGGAGAAGGTTTCAGCACTGATGAACATCATGAAGGAAATTTAGTATCTGATGCACTGCCATTTCCTTCTGAAATTTGTAAAAACAATGACCAAGTCATGAAACATGCCGAGGAATTGCCTTCACTTGAGCTCAGTCTGAAGAGGGTGGGTGATGTTGCAGACACAAGTACTAATGTCTTGGACCAAAATATCCTCAGGCACTCGCAGCTTTCAGCCTTCACCAG GTACAATACAGGTTCAGCTGGTAACCAAGGCCAAACAGGCAATGTTGGTAGTTGCTCTCCACCAAATAACAGTTCAGAAGCAGCAAAGCAATCCACTGATCCTCCGAATCAAATTTCTAATAGCAGcagtaacaacaacaacatggGTTCTACTACTAATGGATCTTTCACAAAGCCTACTACGGCCACTGCAAAGTCAACAGTCAACGATTCTCAACAATCATCCGTGTTTCATCCACTGCAAATTGGTAACACCAGTGTTGCATCATTAAATGCTGCTGTAATGCAAGAAAATGGGATGGGCCATCAGCAACTCAAGACCCAACATCACCatgaccatcatcatcatcatcatcataattTCCATGGTGTACAAAAGATTCCTCCCCAGGATGATATGTCAAAAAGCACCCTACAATGTGGATCCTCCTCGAATGGTTGTAGAGTGCCAACTGAAGCAAATGCCGCCAACTGCAGTGTAAATGGGAGTGCAAGCGGAAGTAATCATGGTAGCAACGGAAGTAGTGCTGTTGTGAATGCTCAAGGAACAAACAAGGTCAATGGTAATAGTGGGACAGCTACAAAAGATGGTGCAGATAATGGAAGTGGTAGTGGAAGTGGAAGTGGAATTGGTAGCGGTGTTGGTTTAGATCAAAATCGATCAGCACAACGAGAAGCTGCATTGAACAAATTCCGTCTGAAGCGAAAAGAAAGATGCTTTGACAAAAAG GTGCGATACCAAAGCAGAAAGAAGTTAGCCGATCAAAGACCACGTGTTCGTGGGCAATTTGTGCGCCAAGAGCGAGAAAACAAAGCAAATAATGCAGATAGCTAA